The Cytobacillus sp. NJ13 sequence AAAAAATGACCACATATGATGAAGGAGCTTTCCGGATGTACTCACTAATTGATATTCAAAAAAGATTATTGCCTGATATGCTTGCGGTTATGCAGAAGCGCTATGGGATTCTTCATTACATAGGGCTGATGGAGCCGGTTGGAAGACGGAGCCTTGCAGTAAGTTTAGGCCTGACGGAAAGAGTGCTGAGAAGTGAGGTTGAGTTTTTAAAAGACCAGAACCTGATCCGTATTTCAAGTACGGGAATGAGCCTTTCTTCTGATGGCAAGGATTTGCTTGAAGCTCTTAAAGGAATAATGAGGGATATTTCGGGTATAGCCGTAATGGAGCAGGATTTATCCCGAAAACTTGGCATTCGCCAGGCGATCATTGTTTCCGGAAACAGCGATGAATCTCCATGGGTGAAGCAGGAGCTTGGCAGGGCCACAGCGATGTGCATGAAATCAAGGCTCAAAGGAAAAAATATCATCGCAGTTACCGGCGGTTCCACAATGGCAGCCGTAGCAGAGATGCTTACTCCTGATCTTGCTGAACGGGATTGGCTGTTTGTGCCGGCACGGGGCGGAATTGGGGAAGATGTTAAAAATCAGGCTAATACCATTTGTGCAAAAATGGCTGATCATACAGATTCCAGACACCGCGTCCTTTATGTACCGGACCAGGTGAGCAGGGAGATGTATGAAAGCATCATTAAAGATCCAAATATTAAAGAAGTAATCACCCAGATCAAATCTGCAAGCATGGTTTTACACGGGATTGGGGACGCTATTACAATGGCGGAACGCCGCAAAACCAGTGAAGAAGATTTTGAGAAAATAAAGCATGCCAAGGCAGTAGGCGAATCTTTTGGCTATTACTTCAATGAAGGCGGCGAGGTTGTACATAAGGTTCAGACCATCGGCCTTCAGCTGGATGACCTATCCCATATTGAACATGTCATTGCAGTGGCAGGCGGTTCCTCAAAGGCTAAAGCCATCGCTGCATACATGAAACGGGCACCATCCTCTACCATTTTAGTGACAGATGAAGGTGCAGCAAAACAGTTGTTAAAAGGGTAATCCCTTTTCAAATATTAAATCTACCTTTCTAAGGAGGAAATAATCATGGCAGTTAAAGTTGGTATTAACGGATTTGGAAGAATCGGGCGTGTTGTTTTCCGTGCAGCTCTTAAAAACCCTAACGTAGAGGTTGTAGCAGTAAATGACCTTACAGATGCAAACATGCTTGCACACCTTTTAAAATATGATTCCGTACACGGAACATTAAATGAAGAAGTAACAGTTGACGGCGATTACCTTGTTGTTGGCGGCCATAAAGTAAAAGTGCTTGCTGAGCGCGATCCTGCACAATTAGGATGGGGAGATCTTGGCGTAGAAGTAGTAGTAGAATCTACTGGCCGTTTCACAAAGCGTGCTGACGCTGCGAAACACCTTGAAGCTGGCGCGAAGAAAGTAATCATCTCAGCTCCTGCAACTGACGAAGATATCACAGTGGTTATGGGTGTTAACCATGATAAATATGACCCTGCAAACCACCATGTAATCTCAAACGCATCTTGTACAACAAACTGCCTGGCTCCATTTGCAAAAGTATTGAACGACAGCTTCGGAATCAAGCGCGGTATGATGACAACTGTTCACTCATACACAAATGACCAGCAGATCCTTGACTTGCCGCACAAAGACTATCGCCGTGCACGTGCAGCAGCCGAAAACATCATCCCAACAACTACTGGAGCTGCAAAAGCCGTATCTCTAGTATTGCCTGAACTAAAAGGCAAACTGAACGGTGGAGCTATGCGTGTTCCAACTCCAAACGTTTCTCTAGTTGACCTTGTTGCTGAGCTTGACAAAGATGTAACAGCAGAAGAAGTAAACAGTGCTCTTAGAGCAGCTGCTGAAGGCGAACTAAAAGGCATCCTTGCATACAGCGAAGAGCCATTAGTATCTGGCGACTACAACGGAAACCCGGCTTCTTCTACAATCGATGCACTTTCTACAATGGTTATGGAAGGCAGCATGGTCAAAGTTATCTCTTGGTATGACAACGAGTCTGGTTACTCTAACCGCGTAGTGGACCTTGTTGACTACATCGCTCAAAAAGGGCTTTAATAGATAAATTTTTTCCAGAAAAATATTCGTTTTGCGAAGCATTCTCAAGATGAATTTTTTCTTTAAAAAAATACCTCATCTTGTTGGATATTAAAATCGCTAACGTCTATAATGGATAAGGGTAAAAGGGGAGCAGGGAAACAATCCCTCTCCCTTTTGTTTTAAAGCAAAAAGTAAAAATAATTCACTAGGGTGGTGTCTAGCTCCAGCGCCTAGGGGCTCGAGTCATAAGCCAATCGCTTCTGAAGGCAAAGAACGCCTTCTGCCAGCGCTCGTCTTATGCTTGAGGACCGCAGGGATGCGGTTCATGCAGACGTTGCCACAGGACGTGGCGTTTTTAGTCTGCGTACCTCTTGGGCAAGGCGCTTCCGCTTTTCCTGGTAAGGAGGTCCTTTTGCTATGAACAAAAAAAGCGTAAAAGATGTTGAGTTACAAGGTAAGCGTGTTTTCTGCCGGGTTGATTTCAACGTGCCGATGAAGGATGGACAGGTAACAGATGAAACTCGCATCAAAGCAGCTCTTCCAACGATTGAGTATTTGATTAACCAGGGTGCTAAAGTGATCTTAGCAAGCCATCTGGGCCGCCCGAAGGGTTCAGTTGTTGAAGACTTGCGTTTAACACCAGTAGCAAAGCGTTTGTCCGAGCTTCTTGGCAAAGAAGTGAAGAAGGCCGATGAAGCATATGGAGATTCTGTAAAAGCAATGGTTGACACGTTAGGTGACGGAGATGTTCTTCTTCTTGAAAACGTGCGTTTCTATCCTGGCGAGGAAAAGAATGATTCTGAACTTGCAAAGGCATTTGCTGAGCTTGCTGATGTGTATGTGAACGATGCCTTTGGAGCAGCACACCGTGCACATGCTTCAACGGAAGGAATTGCGCAGCACCTTCCTGCAGTATCAGGACTATTAATGGAAAAAGAACTTGATGTACTTGGAAAAGCTCTTTCAAATCCTGAGCGTCCATTTACAGCCATTATCGGCGGTGCAAAGGTTAAAGATAAGATCGGTGTAATAGAAAACCTTCTTGAAAAGGTAGACAACCTGATCATTGGCGGCGGACTTGCCTATACGTTTGTAAAAGCTAACGGCCATGAAGTAGGAAAGTCACTTTTAGAAGAAGATAAAATTGACCTTGCAAAATCGTTTATGGAAAAAGCGAAAGAAAAAGGCGTGAACTTCTATATGCCTGTTGATGTCGTGGTAGCAGACGATTTTTCCGAGGAAGCCAATATTAAAACAGTAGCAATAGAAGAAATTCCTTCTGATTGGGAAGCACTTGATATCGGACCTAAAACCCGCGAAATCTATAGCGATGTAATCCAGAATTCCAAGCTGGTAATCTGGAATGGGCCAATGGGTGTTTTTGAATTGAAGAAATTTGCAGGCGGAACAAGAGCTGTGGCTGAGACTTTAGCAGAAGCGAATGATACATATTCAGTCATCGGCGGCGGCGATTCTGCAGCAGCGGTTGAGAAATTCCATCTTGCTGACCGCATGAGCCATATTTCAACAGGCGGCGGCGCTTCCCTTGAGTTTATGGAAGGAAAGGCTCTGCCTGGCGTAGTTGCTTTAAACGATAAATAATTTTTGATAGAGGCAATTT is a genomic window containing:
- a CDS encoding sugar-binding domain-containing protein; translated protein: MYSLIDIQKRLLPDMLAVMQKRYGILHYIGLMEPVGRRSLAVSLGLTERVLRSEVEFLKDQNLIRISSTGMSLSSDGKDLLEALKGIMRDISGIAVMEQDLSRKLGIRQAIIVSGNSDESPWVKQELGRATAMCMKSRLKGKNIIAVTGGSTMAAVAEMLTPDLAERDWLFVPARGGIGEDVKNQANTICAKMADHTDSRHRVLYVPDQVSREMYESIIKDPNIKEVITQIKSASMVLHGIGDAITMAERRKTSEEDFEKIKHAKAVGESFGYYFNEGGEVVHKVQTIGLQLDDLSHIEHVIAVAGGSSKAKAIAAYMKRAPSSTILVTDEGAAKQLLKG
- the gap gene encoding type I glyceraldehyde-3-phosphate dehydrogenase, with protein sequence MAVKVGINGFGRIGRVVFRAALKNPNVEVVAVNDLTDANMLAHLLKYDSVHGTLNEEVTVDGDYLVVGGHKVKVLAERDPAQLGWGDLGVEVVVESTGRFTKRADAAKHLEAGAKKVIISAPATDEDITVVMGVNHDKYDPANHHVISNASCTTNCLAPFAKVLNDSFGIKRGMMTTVHSYTNDQQILDLPHKDYRRARAAAENIIPTTTGAAKAVSLVLPELKGKLNGGAMRVPTPNVSLVDLVAELDKDVTAEEVNSALRAAAEGELKGILAYSEEPLVSGDYNGNPASSTIDALSTMVMEGSMVKVISWYDNESGYSNRVVDLVDYIAQKGL
- a CDS encoding phosphoglycerate kinase: MNKKSVKDVELQGKRVFCRVDFNVPMKDGQVTDETRIKAALPTIEYLINQGAKVILASHLGRPKGSVVEDLRLTPVAKRLSELLGKEVKKADEAYGDSVKAMVDTLGDGDVLLLENVRFYPGEEKNDSELAKAFAELADVYVNDAFGAAHRAHASTEGIAQHLPAVSGLLMEKELDVLGKALSNPERPFTAIIGGAKVKDKIGVIENLLEKVDNLIIGGGLAYTFVKANGHEVGKSLLEEDKIDLAKSFMEKAKEKGVNFYMPVDVVVADDFSEEANIKTVAIEEIPSDWEALDIGPKTREIYSDVIQNSKLVIWNGPMGVFELKKFAGGTRAVAETLAEANDTYSVIGGGDSAAAVEKFHLADRMSHISTGGGASLEFMEGKALPGVVALNDK